GGCCCTGTCCGTGATCAGAAACGCAAGCGGACGCCCAACTGCACTTGGCGAGCGGATGTGACGGTGTTGCGGATGCGGCCGAAGCTGCCGAGCGGGACTTCGCCATCGGCGGCGCCGGCGAACGCGGTCAGGTTCGGCACCCCGAAGTTGGCGCGGTTGAACACGTTGAACACCTCGAGACGCACCTCGAGACGGGCTGAGCCCGCGGGCAGGCCGGTCTCCTTGGTCAGCGACAGGTCCACCACGCGCAGATCGGGTCCGCGGAAGTCGCCACGACCAGTGTTGCCGAACGTGCCGGCCGGCTGCAGCGCGAATGCCTGCGGATTGAACCACTGCGCCGGATTGCCGGTGACGGCATTCCCGGCGTTGAAGCCCGGCGCGTAGCTGGGACGGTCGCGTCCGATGCCGGGGCCAAGCGACGGCTGCCACTGCGATCGCGATCGGTTGTTCTGCACGAACACGGTCAGCGGATAGCCGCTGCGGTAGGTGCCGATGGCCGACACGCGCCAGCCCCCAAGCAAGGCGCCGGCAGGCCCGGTGAGGCCGCGGCCCCACGGGATGTCCCAGGTCGCGTTCGCCACCAGGTTGTGCGTGATGTCGAAATCGGACGGCCCGCGGTTGTAGTCGGCGATGTATTCGGGGAACGCCGACGTCGTGCCATTGGTCGCATCCGAGAAGAACGTCGACGCCTGAGTGGTGTCTTGTGAGTCGGACCACGTGTACGACGTCTGGAACGACCAGCCGTTGGCGAACCGGCGCCTGACATCGACGATGAGGGCTTGGTACCAGGAGTCGCCATCCGAGGTCTTGGCCTCGATGGTGGTCCAGGCGGTGTTCTGGCGAGGCGTGCCAACCGCGAAGAACGGCCGGCCATCCGCACCGGTGGCCGGCACGGCGGTGTTGAGGTCGTTGCTGCGCAGCAGGTCGTAGCCGCGCGAGCCCGCGTAGCCCAGCGTGACCGCGATCTGGCCTGGCAGCTCGCGCTGCACGTTGGCGTTCCACACGTGAATCGACGGCGTGACCCCATCCCATTGCACCGGGCGAATCGACAGGCCCGACGCGCGCTCGAACGGCGGATTCGGGAACGTCGGGGCCTGGTACACCACGCGCGGTGTGTCAGGCGGATTGGTCACCGTGACAATCAGGTTCTGCGAACTGTTGGTCGAATAGTACAGGCCGTAGCCCGCCCTGACGGCGGTGCGCCCGTCGCCGGCCACATCCCACGACAGGCCGACGCGGGGCGACAGGTTGTTGTAGTCGGCGCCTTCGTACAGCTGTCCGACCGTCGCCGTGCGATCGGTCAGGTTGACGAGGGCCGAATCGTGGCCGCCGGCGTCGATGGGCATCGTCATGAACTCGTAGCGCAAGCCGGCCGTCACCGTCAGCCGCTCGTGCGCCCGGAACTCGTCCTGCAGGTAGCCGCCGGCCAGCCAGAACGGCCACTGGCGATCGAACCGTGCCGCGGGCGTGAGACCGATGAAGCTGGTCGCCCGATTCTCCATGAGCGCGCGCAGGTTCGCGAACGAATAGGTGCCGAGGCTGAAGGTCGGGTTCACCATGTCCTGCTGATAGTGCTCGGCAAGCGCACCGGTGCGGATCAAGTGCCGGCCGCGGGTCCACACCAGGTCAGCCGAGAGGCTGGTGACCTGCTGCAGGAACCGGACATCAACCGAGGCCTGCGTCCCAAAGCGCTGCAAGCCGCCGACGTCGATGTTGCCGATGAACGCGCGCCCCGGCACGAACGCCGGCAGCGTGGTGTTGGCCTCGACCGACTGCCCCACGCGCGTGCGGCTGTAGCCGGCGCGATACGTCGCGAGCAGGTTCGACGAGAACGCCTGCTTCAGTTCGGCAGTGAGGAACTGGTTGCGCGACACGAACGCACGCGGGAATTGCGGGTAGTCGAGCGGCAGCCGCTGGTCCGCGTCGTCCAGGGTGTAGCGGGCGAAGAACTGGCTGCCCGGTGACAGGTTGTAGTCGACGCGGCCCTGGAGGAAATCCTGGTCGATCCGCTGATCGAACTGGAAGCTGTGCAGCGCCGTGCCATCACCCAGGCTCGCGCCGTTCGGCGCCGGATAGGCGTTGAGGTACGGCGCCACCGCGGCGTTGACGCCGACGTTGAGGAACTGTCCGCGGTTGGCGGGGTCGGGCAGCAAGCCCAGGCGCGCGTTGGCGTCGGGGACGGCCGAGGTAATGGTGCGGCCGAGATTCTCGCGCAGGCCTTCGTAGCCCACGAAGTAAAACAGCTTGTCCTGCCGCACCGGTCCGCCTGCCGTCACGCCAAACTGATTGCGCCTGAACGCCGGCTTGCCGGCGACGTCGAAGTAGTTGCGCGCGTCGAGGGCGTCGTTGCGGTGGAACTCATAGGCCGTGCCGTTTAGCTGGTTACTGCCCGACTTGGTGATGACGTTGACCTGGCCGCCGCTCATGCGGCCGAACTCGGCGCCATACGCGTTGGTCTCGACACGGAACTCCTGCACCGTCTCCGTGCCGAGCGAGGTGCCGGCGGCGCTGCCGGCCGGGCCGTTGGTCATGTCGTTCAGGAGCGTGCCATCCAGCAGGTAAACGTTGGCGCGCGGGTCCTGGCCGTTCACGGTCATGCCCAGGCCGTGGGCCACCACCGAGCCGCCATCGCGATACGGATACGGCGTGACGCCCGGTTGCAGGAACGCCAGGTCGGTGTAGTTGCGGCCGTTGAGCGGCAGGTTCTCGATGGCCCGGGCATCCACCAGGTAGCTGAGCTCGCCGGTGCGGGTGTTGACGGCCGGCGCCGTGCCCGACACGCTCACGGCCTCCGTCAGCGCGCCGACCTCGAGCGAGAACTCCAGGACCACCGCCTCACCGACGGTGAGCGCGACGCCGGGCCGGACCACCGACTTGAAGCCCGCCAGCTCCGCCCGCACGTCGTAGACGCCGATCGGCAGCGCGGCCATCACGAAGCGCCCGCCGGCGTCAGTCACCGTGGCGCGTTCGACGCCGCGCTCGAGGTGACGGGCCGAAATCGTGACCCCGGGGACGACCGCCCCGCTCGCGTCGATGGCGCGGCCCGACAGGGTGCCCGAAGTCTGCCCGGCGGCGGTCAACGCCGGCGCGGCCAGGACCGTAAGAAGAAGACACACGATGCGCACGATAAGCAGCCTCCGTCTCGTATACTACGCGGCAACGCGTGGCGTGTCGCCGCTGGCCCCCAAATTAGACGCATGTCCACCACTCGTCCCAACCTGACCCCCTTGCAGTGGCTGATCTGCGGCATCGCCGCCCTCGGCTTCGCCTTCGACATCTACGAAATCCTGATGGCGCCGCTCGTGGTCGGGCCCGCCATCGGCGAGTTGACTGGCGGGCGGCCGGGCACGCCGGGCTTCAACTTCTGGGTCGGGATGTTCTTCTGGGTGCCGGCCCTCGTCGGCGGCGCCTTCGGGCTGCTCGGCGGCTACCTCACCGACCGCTTCGGCCGCCGCCGCGTGTTGGTGTGGAGCATCCTGATCTACGCCTTCTCGGCGATGGCCGCAGGGATGTCCACCAGCATCTGGATGCTGCTCTTCTTCCGCTCGACCACCTACATCGGCGTGTTCGTCGAGTTCGTCGCGGCGGTAGCGTGGATTGCGGAGATCTTTCCCGACGCGAAGCTGCGCGAAGCAGCGCTCGGCTACACGCAGGCGTTCTCGTCGATCGGCGGCATCATGGTCACGGGCGCCTACGCCATCGCGGTGACCTACGCGCAATGGTTTCCGGCCATTCACGGCAGCCACGCGCCGTGGCGCTACACGCTGATCTCCGGCGTCATCCCGGCGCTGCCCTTGATCCTGATCCGGCCCTTCCTGCCGGAATCGCCGGCCTGGCAGCTGAAGAAGGCGGCCGGCACGCTGCGACGCCCGTCGATCGCGGCGCTGTTCACGCCGGAACTGCGGCGCACGACCATCGTGACAACGCTGATGTTCGCGTTTGCGTATGGCGCGGCGTTCGGCGCCATCCAGCAGATGCCGCGCATCGTCCCCGGCCTGGAGGAAGTGCGCGTGCTGGCGCCGCCGCAACAGCAACAGACGGCGAGCCTGGTGCAGGCCTACCAGGAGTTCGGCGGGCTGGCGGGACGCTTCCTGCTCGCGTTCCTGGCGCTGCGGATCTTGTCGCGACGGAAGCTGATTCGAACGTTCCAGATTCCCGGGCTGATCATCATCCCGTTCGTGTTCTTCTATGCCGCGACCAACAGCCTCGAACTGACCAAGTGGGGCATGTTCGCCGCCGGCATCTTCACGGTTGGCCAGCTGAGTTTCTGGGGCAACTACCTGCCGCGCGTGTATCCCACGCACCTGCGTGGCACCGGTGAAGGGTTTGCCGCCAACATCGGCGGCCGCATGCTCGGCACCGGGTTTGCCCTCGTGACGACAACCATGGCGAACTACATGCCAGGCGGCGCGGCCTCAACACGGCTCGCGTATGCCGCCACGATCACCGTGACGTTCGTCTACGCGGCCGGCTTCGTCACCAGCTTCTTCCTCCCGGAACCGAAGGGCGACGAACTGCCCGAGTAGTGATGTGAGGGTGCTTAGAGTGCGTACAGTGCCTACGGTGCCAAGTCTGCTCGCCATCATGTTGCTGGCACTCGAGGCATTCACGTACGCGGAACAGTGGCCGCAGTTTCGCGGCCCTGGCGCGATGGGCGTGGCCGAGTCGCCGCGGCTGCCCGACACGTGGAGCACGACGAAGAACGTCCGCTGGAAGACGACGATTCCCGGCCATGGCTGGTCCTCCCCCATCGTCTGGGGCGATCGCATCTTCGTGACCGCGGTCGTGCCCGCCGCCGAGACCGAGGCGCCGGTGAAGGGCCTCTACTTCGGTGGCGAGCGGCCGGCGCCGAAAGTGGAACACCGGTGGATGGTCTACGCCATCGACTGGAACACCGGCCGGATTGCCTGGCAGCGCGAAGCGCGACGCGGCATGCCGGTGTCGCGGCACCTCAAGAACACCTACGCGTCTGAAACGCCGGTCACCGACGGTCAGCGGGTTTACGTGTCGTTCGGCAACGTCGGCATCTTCGCCTACGACTTCGCCGGCAACCTCGCCTGGTCGGCGCCGGTGGAGCCGCGCCCCACCCACAGCGGATGGGGAACCGCGGCGTCTCCGGTCCTGCACAACGGCCGGCTCTACATCGT
This sequence is a window from Vicinamibacterales bacterium. Protein-coding genes within it:
- a CDS encoding TonB-dependent receptor; the protein is MCLLLTVLAAPALTAAGQTSGTLSGRAIDASGAVVPGVTISARHLERGVERATVTDAGGRFVMAALPIGVYDVRAELAGFKSVVRPGVALTVGEAVVLEFSLEVGALTEAVSVSGTAPAVNTRTGELSYLVDARAIENLPLNGRNYTDLAFLQPGVTPYPYRDGGSVVAHGLGMTVNGQDPRANVYLLDGTLLNDMTNGPAGSAAGTSLGTETVQEFRVETNAYGAEFGRMSGGQVNVITKSGSNQLNGTAYEFHRNDALDARNYFDVAGKPAFRRNQFGVTAGGPVRQDKLFYFVGYEGLRENLGRTITSAVPDANARLGLLPDPANRGQFLNVGVNAAVAPYLNAYPAPNGASLGDGTALHSFQFDQRIDQDFLQGRVDYNLSPGSQFFARYTLDDADQRLPLDYPQFPRAFVSRNQFLTAELKQAFSSNLLATYRAGYSRTRVGQSVEANTTLPAFVPGRAFIGNIDVGGLQRFGTQASVDVRFLQQVTSLSADLVWTRGRHLIRTGALAEHYQQDMVNPTFSLGTYSFANLRALMENRATSFIGLTPAARFDRQWPFWLAGGYLQDEFRAHERLTVTAGLRYEFMTMPIDAGGHDSALVNLTDRTATVGQLYEGADYNNLSPRVGLSWDVAGDGRTAVRAGYGLYYSTNSSQNLIVTVTNPPDTPRVVYQAPTFPNPPFERASGLSIRPVQWDGVTPSIHVWNANVQRELPGQIAVTLGYAGSRGYDLLRSNDLNTAVPATGADGRPFFAVGTPRQNTAWTTIEAKTSDGDSWYQALIVDVRRRFANGWSFQTSYTWSDSQDTTQASTFFSDATNGTTSAFPEYIADYNRGPSDFDITHNLVANATWDIPWGRGLTGPAGALLGGWRVSAIGTYRSGYPLTVFVQNNRSRSQWQPSLGPGIGRDRPSYAPGFNAGNAVTGNPAQWFNPQAFALQPAGTFGNTGRGDFRGPDLRVVDLSLTKETGLPAGSARLEVRLEVFNVFNRANFGVPNLTAFAGAADGEVPLGSFGRIRNTVTSARQVQLGVRLRF
- a CDS encoding MFS transporter, with amino-acid sequence MSTTRPNLTPLQWLICGIAALGFAFDIYEILMAPLVVGPAIGELTGGRPGTPGFNFWVGMFFWVPALVGGAFGLLGGYLTDRFGRRRVLVWSILIYAFSAMAAGMSTSIWMLLFFRSTTYIGVFVEFVAAVAWIAEIFPDAKLREAALGYTQAFSSIGGIMVTGAYAIAVTYAQWFPAIHGSHAPWRYTLISGVIPALPLILIRPFLPESPAWQLKKAAGTLRRPSIAALFTPELRRTTIVTTLMFAFAYGAAFGAIQQMPRIVPGLEEVRVLAPPQQQQTASLVQAYQEFGGLAGRFLLAFLALRILSRRKLIRTFQIPGLIIIPFVFFYAATNSLELTKWGMFAAGIFTVGQLSFWGNYLPRVYPTHLRGTGEGFAANIGGRMLGTGFALVTTTMANYMPGGAASTRLAYAATITVTFVYAAGFVTSFFLPEPKGDELPE